The following coding sequences lie in one Bacillus rossius redtenbacheri isolate Brsri chromosome 13, Brsri_v3, whole genome shotgun sequence genomic window:
- the LOC134538285 gene encoding glutaryl-CoA dehydrogenase, mitochondrial isoform X2, producing MCTVALRRSWHKKWPKLWRSYSSSKSAVEFSWQDPLNLELQLTEDEVMMRNSFRSYCSEKLLPRIVAANRNEVFDRDIMRELGAVGALGCTIQGYGCAGASSVAYGLLAREVERVDSAYRSALSVQSSLVMHAIHAYGTEEQRSRYLPQLARGDMIGCFALTEPNHGSDPQGMETTAKYSSSTKTYTLNGSKTWITNAPIADVIVLWAKCEDGKIRGFLVDRAEAKGLSTPKIQGKFSLRASETGMVLLDEVRVPESALLPNVSGLKGPFGCLNNARYGIAWGALGAAEACLAAARTYTLDRVQFGRPLAANQLVQKKLADMATEIGVGLQACLQGPAGNGVPGEAQLGGQGAGHRARGPGHARGQRHLGRVPRHPARHESRVRQHVRRYS from the exons tatgGCGTTCTTACAGCTCTTCGAAATCTGCTG TGGAATTTTCATGGCAAGATCCCTTGAACCTGGAGTTGCAGCTGACGGAGGATGAAGTGATGATGCGCAATTCTTTTCGCAGTTATTGCTCGGAAAAGCTTTTGCCGAGGATCGTCGCTGCCAACAGAAATGAAG TGTTCGACAGGGACATCATGCGCGAGCTGGGAGCCGTGGGGGCCCTGGGCTGCACCATCCAGGGCTACGGCTGTGCTGGGGCCTCGAGCGTGGCGTACGGCCTGCTGGCGCGCGAGGTGGAGCGGGTGGACAGCGCCTACCGCTCGGCGCTCAGCGTCCAGTCCTCGCTCGTCATGCACGCCATCCACGCCTACGGCACGGAGGAGCAGAGGAGCCGCTACCTGCCACAGCTAG CTCGAGGAGATATGATTGGTTGTTTCGCTCTCACAGAGCCCAATCACGGCAGCGACCCACAGGGCATGGAGACCACGGCCAAGTATTCGTCTTCAACCAAGACCTACACTCTCAATGGCAGTAAAACTTG GATCACGAACGCGCCGATTGCAGACGTGATCGTGCTGTGGGCAAAGTGCGAGGACGGGAAGATACGAGGCTTCCTGGTGGACAGGGCCGAGGCGAAGGGCTTGTCCACTCCCAAGATTCAGGGCAAGTTCTCGCTGCGTGCCTCGGAAACAGGCATGGTGTTGCTGGACGAGGTCCGAGTCCCGGAGAGTGCCTTGCTGCCGAACGTTTCGGGACTGAAG GGGCCCTTCGGCTGCCTGAACAACGCGCGGTACGGCATCGCGTGGGGGGCGCTGGGCGCGGCGGAGGCCTGCCTGGCCGCCGCTCGGACCTACACCCTGGACCGGGTGCAGTTCGGCCGCCCGCTCGCCGCCAACCAGCTGGTGCAGAAGAAGCTGGCGGACATGGCGACGGAGATCGGCGTCGGCCTGCAGGCCTGCCTGCAG GGCCCCGCCGGAAATGGTGTCCCTGGTGAAGCGCAACTCGGCGGGCAAGGCGCTGGACATCGCGCGCGTGGCCCGGGACATGCTAGGGGGCAACGGCATCTCGGACGAGTACCACGTCATCCGGCACGTCATGAATCTCGAGTCCGTCAACACGTACGAAG GTACTCATGA
- the LOC134538285 gene encoding glutaryl-CoA dehydrogenase, mitochondrial isoform X1, with the protein MCTVALRRSWHKKWPKLWRSYSSSKSAVEFSWQDPLNLELQLTEDEVMMRNSFRSYCSEKLLPRIVAANRNEVFDRDIMRELGAVGALGCTIQGYGCAGASSVAYGLLAREVERVDSAYRSALSVQSSLVMHAIHAYGTEEQRSRYLPQLARGDMIGCFALTEPNHGSDPQGMETTAKYSSSTKTYTLNGSKTWITNAPIADVIVLWAKCEDGKIRGFLVDRAEAKGLSTPKIQGKFSLRASETGMVLLDEVRVPESALLPNVSGLKGPFGCLNNARYGIAWGALGAAEACLAAARTYTLDRVQFGRPLAANQLVQKKLADMATEIGVGLQACLQVGRLKDKGLAPPEMVSLVKRNSAGKALDIARVARDMLGGNGISDEYHVIRHVMNLESVNTYEGTHDIHALILGRAITGIAAFK; encoded by the exons tatgGCGTTCTTACAGCTCTTCGAAATCTGCTG TGGAATTTTCATGGCAAGATCCCTTGAACCTGGAGTTGCAGCTGACGGAGGATGAAGTGATGATGCGCAATTCTTTTCGCAGTTATTGCTCGGAAAAGCTTTTGCCGAGGATCGTCGCTGCCAACAGAAATGAAG TGTTCGACAGGGACATCATGCGCGAGCTGGGAGCCGTGGGGGCCCTGGGCTGCACCATCCAGGGCTACGGCTGTGCTGGGGCCTCGAGCGTGGCGTACGGCCTGCTGGCGCGCGAGGTGGAGCGGGTGGACAGCGCCTACCGCTCGGCGCTCAGCGTCCAGTCCTCGCTCGTCATGCACGCCATCCACGCCTACGGCACGGAGGAGCAGAGGAGCCGCTACCTGCCACAGCTAG CTCGAGGAGATATGATTGGTTGTTTCGCTCTCACAGAGCCCAATCACGGCAGCGACCCACAGGGCATGGAGACCACGGCCAAGTATTCGTCTTCAACCAAGACCTACACTCTCAATGGCAGTAAAACTTG GATCACGAACGCGCCGATTGCAGACGTGATCGTGCTGTGGGCAAAGTGCGAGGACGGGAAGATACGAGGCTTCCTGGTGGACAGGGCCGAGGCGAAGGGCTTGTCCACTCCCAAGATTCAGGGCAAGTTCTCGCTGCGTGCCTCGGAAACAGGCATGGTGTTGCTGGACGAGGTCCGAGTCCCGGAGAGTGCCTTGCTGCCGAACGTTTCGGGACTGAAG GGGCCCTTCGGCTGCCTGAACAACGCGCGGTACGGCATCGCGTGGGGGGCGCTGGGCGCGGCGGAGGCCTGCCTGGCCGCCGCTCGGACCTACACCCTGGACCGGGTGCAGTTCGGCCGCCCGCTCGCCGCCAACCAGCTGGTGCAGAAGAAGCTGGCGGACATGGCGACGGAGATCGGCGTCGGCCTGCAGGCCTGCCTGCAGGTGGGCCGGCTCAAGGACAAGGGCCT GGCCCCGCCGGAAATGGTGTCCCTGGTGAAGCGCAACTCGGCGGGCAAGGCGCTGGACATCGCGCGCGTGGCCCGGGACATGCTAGGGGGCAACGGCATCTCGGACGAGTACCACGTCATCCGGCACGTCATGAATCTCGAGTCCGTCAACACGTACGAAG GTACTCATGACATACACGCACTCATCTTGGGAAGAGCTATTACTGGAATTGCAGCATTTAAATGA